A single genomic interval of Bradyrhizobium sp. sBnM-33 harbors:
- a CDS encoding TetR/AcrR family transcriptional regulator — translation MARSELPTRDRIISAANALFYNDGIRGVSVDAVAEKAGVTKRTLYYHFRSKDDLVAAYLAGRDQPNLALFRKWFSEAQGGLPAKVEAIFRNLARSARHPKWKGCGFLRTSAELANLPGHPAIKIGAAHKKKFEEWLRVTFAEAGIAASVRLSRQILLLLDGSFAVVLLHRDPSYMETAGEAAHALVEAALPARGRPATRRGR, via the coding sequence ATGGCACGATCAGAACTCCCGACGCGCGACCGCATCATCTCGGCGGCGAACGCGCTGTTCTACAATGACGGCATCCGGGGCGTCAGCGTCGATGCCGTGGCCGAGAAGGCCGGCGTCACCAAGCGCACGCTTTACTATCATTTCAGGAGCAAGGACGATCTGGTGGCGGCGTATCTCGCTGGCCGCGATCAGCCCAATCTCGCCCTGTTCCGAAAATGGTTTTCGGAGGCCCAGGGCGGCCTGCCTGCCAAGGTCGAAGCGATCTTTCGCAATCTGGCGCGATCGGCGCGGCACCCGAAGTGGAAGGGATGCGGATTCCTTCGCACCTCGGCCGAGCTTGCCAACCTGCCCGGCCATCCGGCGATCAAGATCGGCGCGGCGCACAAGAAGAAGTTCGAGGAATGGCTGCGCGTGACCTTTGCGGAGGCGGGCATCGCCGCTTCCGTGCGGCTCTCGCGGCAAATCCTGCTGCTGCTCGACGGCTCGTTCGCCGTCGTGCTGTTGCATCGCGACCCGTCATATATGGAAACCGCCGGTGAGGCGGCGCATGCGTTGGTCGAGGCGGCGCTGCCGGCACGCGGGAGGCCAGCGACGAGGCGGGGAAGGTAG
- a CDS encoding HAD family phosphatase: MTGKWNVGAVLLDMDGTLLDTERVYFDSLVAALTAHGYTEDAGTLCQAMVGLPGPECEAMLHARYGATFPLAEVSRAFVSNRDDILSAGLPLKSGAIELLDALRAAECPMAIVTSSSLRTADAHLKLAGIRGRFETLLTRDDVARGKPSPDLYLLAASRFGLKPEACVAVEDSNHGVTAAHAAGAITIMVPDMVTPTEESRARCAAVVPDLNAVLAILRERGALTRNR, encoded by the coding sequence GTGACCGGGAAATGGAACGTCGGCGCCGTCCTGCTCGACATGGACGGCACGCTGCTCGACACGGAGCGGGTCTATTTCGACAGCCTGGTCGCAGCACTCACCGCCCACGGCTACACCGAGGACGCCGGAACGCTGTGCCAGGCGATGGTGGGCCTGCCCGGCCCCGAATGCGAGGCCATGCTGCATGCGCGCTACGGAGCAACCTTTCCGCTTGCCGAGGTCAGCCGTGCCTTCGTCAGCAACCGCGATGACATTCTAAGCGCAGGCCTGCCGCTGAAGAGCGGCGCGATCGAACTCTTGGATGCGCTGCGGGCGGCCGAATGTCCGATGGCGATCGTCACCTCCTCGTCGCTGCGCACGGCGGATGCGCATCTAAAGCTCGCAGGAATCCGCGGTCGTTTCGAAACGCTGCTGACCCGCGACGACGTCGCCCGCGGTAAGCCAAGCCCCGATCTCTATCTGCTCGCGGCATCGCGGTTCGGCCTGAAGCCGGAAGCTTGCGTGGCGGTCGAGGATTCCAACCACGGTGTGACCGCTGCGCATGCCGCAGGCGCCATTACCATCATGGTGCCCGACATGGTGACGCCGACGGAAGAATCGCGCGCACGATGCGCGGCTGTGGTGCCGGATTTAAATGCGGTGCTGGCAATACTGCGCGAGCGTGGGGCGTTAACGCGAAACCGCTAG